In the genome of Micropterus dolomieu isolate WLL.071019.BEF.003 ecotype Adirondacks unplaced genomic scaffold, ASM2129224v1 contig_14297, whole genome shotgun sequence, the window TTTAAGTTCAGTCCTGGTGCACTCAGGAGATGAGATCAAtctgactgcagctgcagaCATGCTTAATATGAAGGAATTGACCATTCGCTAAGCCTCCCTTAGTTACTCTTGCTAAgaaactgtcggcgctgccactgtctatcaCTGCACTCCgcagagaaatattgtcaaattcgttggaaaaagcgatctcagagagaagcagacagttttgaagtttcattatacatttgaaggttgtattcaggctgtcaaactgactcagactgactcaaacggacatgaaaaaaatgaaagatagaagctaacgttaaagcctaccgatcacacagcaCAAGTGAATCACCGCATccccccgacgattgagacaagacgatcaacactgttcctgtaaagacTAGATTAAGATACACTTTATTGTCCCcgaagggaaatttgttttggactgtgtCCGTTCTTTACAAGACAACAGAAAATACAGACATAAAGCATCTCTCAACACATATTCTCATGCAGCACAACTCATGCTGTCATATACACTAGACGTATAAAGTAGCACATTGACTCCTTCTTCCAATGCCAGTTTTGATTGAACATACCGTATCTTAGAATACTACTCTAGTATTGATGataaaacaacatcaacatAACATCTCTGCTCGACTCTATACACATCCTCTGTTGAAGTCTGGAGCAGAGAGTATTCACGTGGTCCTTCCAGCTAAGTGCATTATCGATATGTACACCAAGGTACTTTAACCTGAGTAATGTGCAAGTTGTTGATCACTACAGGCCTGGTGTCACCTGTGGCCTTGGGGTCAAACACCATCTCCTCAGTCTTGGTCACATTTAGAACAAGATAGTTGTCGTCACACCGCTGGACAAATTCCTCAATTTACGTATGATGTGCTGCTGGGCTTCTATCTTTGCGCATAAGGCCGAGGATTGCTGTATCATCTGAGAATTTGATAATATAATTGTCAGCGTGGAGTCTAGTGCGGTCTTTAGTATACAGTGTAAAGAGGACTGGAGAGCTGACACAGCCCTGAGGGGCACCCGTGCTGATTGGCCTGGCTCCGTGAGAGCATTATTCACTCACCTGTTGAGTACGGTTtgttaaaaaagtgaaatatcAGTTGAGAATAAAAGAGTTGACAGTAATGCGTTTCAGTTTCCGGATGAGCATGTGAGGCTGCAGATTGTTaaaagctgaactgaagccgGGTAGGCCTCTtctcattattacaatcattaaaaagcagaacagtagggctttattaagTTAGATTCAGtggtaagttagctagcgttagctaattaacatcacattaggaacaatccacagccgacatttttctgtatttattttatgttttggaaagagaataaatcgcacttctcctttcaacctcgcTGGGTAAAAACTGTAACTATTAGTTAAGTACCCCGGGAACAGCTTTTGACCAggtcttggaaaaatacagccaaaaatagctagaaaatgactttttgcattagagtcaatggagcgcagccacgaaagtgtcggacctcagaaCGAGTCCTACACTGCACTGTGAaaggccagctgtgtattcaaCGCATGGCTTTGTGAAAAATGTACACCCACAAATGATTTCACTTGCATCTATAAAGAGAACATGTTATTCACGCAGAGCTGTCCTGAACAGATATATTTGATGACAATAAATCTTCTGATTATTTTGAAGTAAGAGTATTGCAAAGAAAATGTATGCTCAGAAATTTCCATGTCAACTTTTGGAGTGTCTGCCTTCTGTTTCTAAAATGGGAGTCATCTGAGCTCAATGGACAATGTTTGCAAGTGAAAACCTGTTTGCTTTTGTGGGCTAGGCTGCACCACATAATGTGTGAGTAACTTCTGAAAATCTGAAACTTATGAACAACATTAATGTAAATAGAAACAGCAACATTAGATTACTCCTTCAAGTCAACATGATGAACTTTTGGATACTTGCTGAAGTAAATAGGGAGAAAGAAATAGTATGTTTCATGTGTAAGGAGTGGTAAAAGTGATGAAGACAAAAGGTTATTATGGATGAGGAATACtttattattgtaaaaaaaaaaaattgttaaaagaCTCACTGGTCACTTCCTTTGATGATGAAGATGTTAACAAAGTGTTTGGTTTCTTTCTCCTGCTGTGAAGAGGAAGAATCATTCTGACCACCATCAGATTCCATCCTTTTGCATTTTCTCTGGACAATGGCTGTGTTACGGTAAGAGGTGGTAAGGCAGGTTGGAGGgcccaaacgcaggacgcaaggcagaggaggtacagttcaacgggggtttattgagggaaaacaaacaaaaggcgagcacacttactgacagAGTGGCTGGTAGTAGAGTCCAAGAAACAAGATAGCAAGGCAGACAACAGAAGATGGAGTCGAAAACCTTCTCGTGCGGGACCCCCTGCCTGTAAACATTACAACCATGGTTACAACCATGGTTACAACCATGGTTACAACGGCGTCGCTATAATCAAAcgcattatttttttctccctattTACTTCAATATGTATCCAAAAGTTAAATAGTCATAAATCATGTTAACTAGAAGGAGTAATCTAATGTTTCTGTTTCTATTTACATTAATGTTGTTCGTAAGTTtcagtttttcaaaaaatattcacacatgATGTGGTGGAGCCTCGCCCACAGATGCAAACAGGTTATCACTTGCACTTGTCTTTTGAGCTCAGTTGAGTCGCATCTCAGACACAGAAGGAAGACACTCCCAAAGCTGACGTGAAAATTTGTAAGtatacatttttctttgcaataaTGTTCCTTCAAAATAATCAGAAGATTCATTAATTATCAGATGTATCTGCTCAGGACAGCTCTGCATGAAtaacatgtttttgtatttcatcaATAGTTAAAGCCCTCTTTATAGATGCAAGTGAAATAATTTGTGAGTGTATGTTTTTCTTGACAATACTATTCCTTAATATtaagcagagctgcagtcagATTGATCTCATCAGTGCACCAGGACTGAACTTAAAATGGGAACTCCTGCCAAAGAGAGAGTGAGTATCCCTGACTTCCTTATGCAGCATGCATTTACAGCTACAGTTCCTGAGTCCAGAGTTTTTGAAAGCAGAGAGAACGCTTATTGCACATATTACCAATGAAAAATTAAGTACAATTTAAACTTTAATATGATTTTGCCTTTACAGCCTGCCACCTTGAATCAAAgaataaagaacattttaaagttattgtttattttatttaatttttttttacttctaatGGACATGTAATATTTGTTATACTATCTGTGAATATAatgcaatacattttatttccattccAACATGTGATTAATTATATCATATGTTGTGCTTATATCGGTACAATtaagacttcatagcctctcttcaggtgaGACTCGTACTGCGATACTTGTGTttgtaaagtgagaaaatatcAGAATAGAGTTGCTCaccctgcctgtcagcttgcTTTGGTCCGCTTCAGcgcatttaccataaaggctttagTGCGTGTTCACTTCAAATGTAGGTGCGGCCAGCCTACTTGtgttctcacaaacgagtgacaatGGACAATCAATTCACTCAAAGCCGTTCAAACGTTACCGACCTCAAATGATGtgtcctcaaaagaaaagtaaacGTCTTgagtcggatgccaaagtgtgagcaataataataataactttatttgtacagcacttaCACATAACCAAGTTAAAAAGTGATGTACAgtacaaacaaacaagacccatacttaaaaatatgaaataattaaaataatttggaAATCAACATTTCTACACACATAGTCGGTCTATGAGACGGTCAGTGATCGTTCCCTCTCCTGACTATTCATGATGATAcagataaaaagaaatgaaggaTAAAAAGCATACTGTCCCCACATTGTATTGCAGACCctccaaaatatcacaaatcatgtttCCAGGGGAGTTCATGTCTTACCACAATGTATCGCACTGACATCAAAAATCTAATttgtaatgaaaaacaaacaggcctttgttgcaagtcagaaagttttgcaggtCAGTAAGATTTGCAAGTCAAACAGTTTTGCAAGTCAAAAGTGGTCAAGATAAGAGTTTCTATTGGGGGGTTTGACCCACCAATCATGGGTTTGGATCGACCGCATGGCCACACCCACAATGCCTTCGCTTCCTTGCAGTCTGTGTGCTGTCACAGGCGTTGTGCtgaattttgcatgcctgccgagaattgcatgcacctcgtgGGTGGTAATGCTCATGCTGAGaaaaaagaggtggatgcaaatctcggcaggtagtctacaacatctgttctgccgaattctgcatccacctcttaaagTCCCTTTCaaacactttgctgtgcacatTGATCGAACGcagttatcaccacatatttttgctgcgtctcaaggaatgctacttctactaagtgtattaaaatattctaaacgttcataaaatatatacctCAAATCGTTTATcaccacaaagaatattatagcatTTAATTATAGCAGTaattggaggtgcatgcaattctcgacATAACACTGGCCAATTCCAGCCATTGAAATTGACTTCTGTCTGTGGTCAGGGAGAGGAAGGATCTGTGGACCCTATAAAAATCACTGGCTGTGCCTCATGAGGATGGGAAGGGAACGAGTTGAGGTGGTTACGCAGTTCTGGGAAGCGGCGCTTGGAGGCATTGCTGGAGGTGGCTGCTGATGTTCTGCATGCAGCTCCAAgtgctatttaaaaatgatacaCTGTTCTTTGTGGGATACATCAATGGCGATAAATGATTAGAAggatatattttatgaacgttcaGTATTTTATGACACTTGGCAGAAGTAGcatccttgagattcagcaaaaatatattGTGAAAGCCGCATTTCATCAGAGTgcaaagtatctgaaaaggaccttaagaggtggatgcattatGCGGCAgaacagatttatttatataagaTAAGATTTGCTTCCAcctttttttgtcagcataaaTGAGTGTTAcgtcccgcgaggtgcatgcagAACTCGTCACAACACCATTCACATGCCGGTTAGGGCTGCTGGTGGCGAAGACAGGTAGCTGGCCTTTAGGGCGAGGTTCCTGAGTTATGTAAAGCTACATTACTTTGAGATATTAGGTGTGTGACAGTTAGGCTTAGTTTGTGCCTAGGCTCTCCAGCTGCACGATGCACAATGAATTGAAGCCCCCTAAGATGTGTCATTCATTGTGACCTCTGGGAAGTCTTGTAGGTATTGCACAGGTATTGTGAGGCTTTAACTGTTTAGTGAGGCGAAATGATAAAAACTAAATCAGCTGATCTCAAGGAAATTCTCCCGTTATCttggaaaaacatttatttcaagaTAATGACATACATATCTCtaaaactaattaaattaaCTCATTATCGCAGGAAAATGgactaaaaacatttatgaatgtgTGGCGTCTAAGGGCTTCTGTACCTTTAACCAGTGGAAGTCATTTTTCATCCTGTACATATTTTCTCCAGGTTCCAGGTTGAAATATCTTGTGGATTTATGTTGTACTTCAATATTGCAAAAATTACAGTAATATGGATTTCAAGCTCAGCCCGTAACCATTTCAAAATTAATGACAAGTGGAATGTACTTCATATCACGCTGTCACTTCAATTCTGTCACATGAGCTAACTCACTCTTATGTTCCcactgttgtctgtcagtgaagccttatttaaatcatttatttcaaCAAGCAGCTGTGACTTAAAAAGTAATATCAGCGCCTCGCATTCACATAAAGCAACTGTGCTTGTGAAAGAAAAAGCCCAAGCTggatgtaaataaacatttttaaactctcATCCTCCAGCCCAGGCCAGAGAATGCTATCACTATCGCTGTGTCGTCACGACTCCTCTTCAACatggaggagcagcagcctTTCAGCCCCGGACCTGCCTTCTCCTTTGTCAAGGTGAGAGACGGTGAAGAAACAAGCACATACACGCAAAATTTACCCCACTGCAGAGTGATTCCTTGGTGTCAGTGTTAGCTTTGTCTCTGGAGGCGGTAATGAGTAGTAAGCATAAAACAACAACCCAACACTCGCGTACGCTGCAAtgatatattgttttaaataactGTGTCTGGTCGCGTTGCCAGGCTCTGGAAGCTGTGAACACTCAGCTGAGGGAGCTTTACCCCGACAGCGAGGAGCTATTTGATGTTGTGCTCATGACTAACCAGGCACACGATGACCAAAGACTCATCAAAACCATCAAGCATCACCGTGAGTTACTAAGATACATtgacattaaaaatgaatgtggCAATATATCCTTTAAAATATCCTTTTATCTGGtgtttcactagcaaggacctcTCTCAACAGATATGgtgaaatgatttattgatgaatagacattcaaaagtgttgtggggaagctacgataggaaAGTCTGCCGTAGTACCCGGGCACGACGGTCACCCCTGTAACactatggagaggaagaaggacaTTTAACTTCACCAGCATTTATCTTTCTTCGTCAtataaacagaaatacacagacaaCAGAACTATGAGTGATGTATTATAAAATGAAACCAAACGTCACGAGTGAATCATATGATCTTTTTAGGAGATTCATTCACAACATTGACTCCTGCATACCTTCAGTTTCGTGCACATCAGCTGTTCACTAAACCTTTgattcctcctctctgcagagtTGTACATTAAAGGCTACCGTTTGAAAGGAGAAAATAGTCCCATAAGCGACTTGAAGGCCTGCCACATTAACCTATACCTGTCTGATGATCCAGTCAGGGTTCGACAAGTTCTGGAGGCAGGTCAgtacaaagagagagaagctACATATTACTGAGAAGCTGTAACACTAAGAAGGCAAATAACAGATGTATTGATACAAACCTGATTTTGAATTATACGTTCAGGTATAGCAGCAGCCACCATGGTCCCCCCAAAGGAGATCACAGAGGTGTCTCAGACTGAGCTGCGTGTTGTCTTTGACGGTGACGGGGTCCTCTTCTCTGATGAGTCTGAGCGCATTTTCAAGGAAGGAGGACTGGCCCAGTACTTAGAGCACGAGAAGACACACGAGAACCAGCCTCTGAACCCTGTACAGTATACACAGTGACAGTTATTAGCATCACACTGCTGTTTAAAATGTAGGGCATTTTGTACCTTCAGTGAAAGGATAGTTCAGGTTTACTACAACTTACCCACTCCAACTCTTATTTTTGTACGTTTGACCGTCATTTCTATCACTTAAATAAAATTGTTGAGCAAGTAATTTATGAGATGGGAAACATGTTTTCATCTTTACAAAAACATCAGACAGAACAAGAAACAAGTGGCGAAACGATCAGACTGACTGTTAACACGTCAGATCATCAAAAGAACTTCAATAGCAGCTAAAACTGAAAGCGAACACACCTGAAACGTCAGCAGCAACCCCAAACTGAGCAGGAAAACAGAGTGCACGTGTGTAGCTACATTAAAGTATAGGAGGTCAAAGATGAACAAGGGATTTGGTCTGTAAACATGGTTCATATTTTTAGCTTTTCTCTTGGAAATAAATTAGTTTTGAACCGgtctgattttttttcatgtcaccTCATTTCCAGATCTCCGGAACTATCTTGGTAATTAAAATATTAGTAGGAATGGTGGTCAATAAAGTAAACTCTGCATAAAGAGCACGGAGGCCCAGATTCTAATAATTACATACTTGATTTGTATTGTGTAATGAGCAACATATAAGGCTTACTCTGTCTGCATTTGTCTTTCTGCAGGGACCACTGAAAGGTTTCCTGGAGGTGTTAGGAAAGCTGCAGAAGAAGTTTTATGATAAAGGCCGTCGCAAGAACTGCCCCATCAAGACCTACTTGGTGACAGCTCGCGACGCAGGCAGTGCTGGTTACAGAGCCCTGAAAACTGTGCGTTCATGGGATCTGGAGATCGATAGGGCTGTGTTTTTGGACGGGGAACCCAAGGGCGCCACGCTGGAGAAGATCAGGCCACACATTTTCCTTGATGACCAGATGAGACATGTGAATGGGGCAGCAGAAGTGGGGACAGTGGCGTGCCATGTGGCCTATGGGATATCTAAcctttaaacaaatgaaatctgaaataacaaataattCATTTGATGTAAGCTAGTGCCGTGAGTGGGCCGATACTCACAGTTACACAGTACAATGGCAGAAAATGTGTTGTGCTTTTATGCGTGTCTATAATCATATCTCTATATATCCACTATTGTGTACTTATACTCATCCTCTGAATTATTATACTATTCACTGTACCATGCTGTTGTTTCGGTCAGAGGGGTTTCTCTGGAATCGTTTTCTTGGTCTCTGTAGCTTGCAGATAGAATTTTCTCTCAGTGCTGAGAAAGTCTCCTCTATTAATGAAACGTGTGACACTGTATTCAAGTGTTAATGCACTCCTCTCCTCGGGGCCAGAAGCTCTatgctgacctctgacccagctGAATCTATCCTTTGTCTATGTCTCATGTTAATAAATAAACCAAAGACAACTGTTTTGTTGTAAATCATTTATTTGTACATTTCCTCTTTGGCGTACTGTGACTTTTGATGCACTTTCACAGGCTGCCAGTTGTCTTTTTTGCCCTGGGCGATTCATACGGCCCTAAATAAACTGCAGGTGCCGGTCTACGGCAAGCATGTGGACCTAGTGCTGAATGTGAAAATATCAGACATTGTCCGTCttattttttcatattattATATGTGAGGTAGCAGAAATTTGTTAAGTCCTATGCTTCTCCATTCCCATGTTAAGTGGAGTTTTTAAGGCCATTTTGTTTGTCCTCTGCTCGGGGCCAGATGTCTGATTCTGTCCCAGGTGTAGACGTCTGACCTACAGTTGAATCCTTTTTTGCActtgtttctttcttcctttgaTAAATACCaaaagacaacggtttgttgttGTCCATTTACTTGTTCAACTCTGCACCATGAAATATACAATTCCCATGAcaatatgtagccattttgctacaattacgctGTGAGATGGATAAATTTAGAAAGCTATGCGGCActgcagagagcccccagctgccgTCGCACATGGATCCTGCATAAAAATCAGGAGCGTCGGGCTTCATCCAGCTAGAGGGAACGATAACCAACCGTCcactctctcctcctatcacttcctgcaggttttctggctctggagctgtggagtctggatctgtggttgcgggtcacctgctgcccccgtgttcctgctcgacaccctctgctgcaacgactattgttactagtcctattgctattattattattaatattacaattattaccattaacactataatatatatctgtaccatttttcattcagtctatagcaacatcacctttactgtctgtacctctgtgtgtgtattgcaaCAAGTGTGACTATCAGAATAATGTGCTCATTAAATAGTAGTGAAAGCAGGGATACGAACTACCGGGGGGAGCTTGGCTCTTTGGGGACAGGCACccttttccaggaaaaatgcctaaaataacaaacccaaaatgaatcaggaataactccttaACCATTTGGACTAGATGCAttattctggtctcctttgaaaggccAGAatctaaggaatataaatccattgtacattaacatatttatgttACCATTACAaactaaatggagatgcaaaaaagagaaaatatattttcatcctcgcctggtaaaaaattaataattaaaaaattgaatgcaactgaatatcttctaatacacctagaatgcaattgtacatgtaaatttaatgaaaataaactaaaatacaacagttatcatacaatattttcaaaatataccaggcgaatgtcaatggcaatatttactgtttaaat includes:
- the LOC123966812 gene encoding cytosolic 5'-nucleotidase 1A-like; translation: MGTPAKERPRPENAITIAVSSRLLFNMEEQQPFSPGPAFSFVKALEAVNTQLRELYPDSEELFDVVLMTNQAHDDQRLIKTIKHHQLYIKGYRLKGENSPISDLKACHINLYLSDDPVRVRQVLEAGIAAATMVPPKEITEVSQTELRVVFDGDGVLFSDESERIFKEGGLAQYLEHEKTHENQPLNPGPLKGFLEVLGKLQKKFYDKGRRKNCPIKTYLVTARDAGSAGYRALKTVRSWDLEIDRAVFLDGEPKGATLEKIRPHIFLDDQMRHVNGAAEVGTVACHVAYGISNL